The proteins below come from a single Iocasia fonsfrigidae genomic window:
- the lpxB gene encoding lipid-A-disaccharide synthase yields the protein MGLLGKIMVVTGEVSGDMHAAQVVKAIKEIAPDITFYGMGSTFLKKEGVEILIDPGELSTIGFIEAFKNTRQHLANLRLLKKSVKERRPDLILLVDNSGFNMLLARAVSRLGVPLVNYFSPSAWVWGSWRAGWMTRYRATIASVFPMEAEVYRRAGADVEFVGHPLLDMVRVNKEKEEICHDLELSPDRPVIGLLPGSRRQEVEKLLPDMLEAAAELAKENKGYQFVLPLADGIDRSFVARRAARYSLVVKLVEGFSHEVMKIAAVLVTASGTATLEAAIIGTPMLIVYRTSASTYWLATKLMKTDYVGLPNIIAGKEIVPELIQQNLTADRILFELKCLLESPFALREAREQLAGVKQKLGSSGAVRRVAELVLKKANLS from the coding sequence GTGGGCCTTTTGGGTAAGATAATGGTTGTTACAGGTGAAGTCTCCGGTGATATGCATGCTGCACAGGTGGTAAAGGCTATTAAGGAGATTGCACCTGATATTACTTTTTATGGGATGGGTTCTACATTTTTAAAAAAAGAGGGTGTCGAGATATTAATTGACCCGGGGGAACTGAGTACGATTGGTTTTATTGAAGCTTTTAAGAACACCAGACAGCACTTAGCCAATCTCAGGCTCCTTAAAAAGAGTGTTAAGGAGAGGAGACCAGACCTTATCTTACTGGTAGACAACTCTGGGTTTAATATGCTGCTGGCCCGTGCGGTTAGTAGACTCGGTGTCCCGCTTGTTAATTACTTTAGTCCTTCTGCCTGGGTGTGGGGCAGCTGGCGGGCCGGATGGATGACCCGCTATCGAGCAACAATTGCCTCTGTCTTTCCCATGGAAGCCGAAGTATACCGTCGGGCAGGAGCTGACGTAGAGTTTGTAGGTCACCCGCTCCTGGATATGGTCAGGGTAAATAAGGAAAAAGAGGAGATCTGTCATGATTTAGAATTATCCCCTGATAGACCGGTTATCGGTCTTCTACCGGGGAGTCGCCGACAGGAAGTAGAAAAACTCCTTCCTGATATGTTGGAGGCAGCAGCAGAACTTGCTAAAGAGAATAAAGGGTATCAATTTGTGCTACCTCTGGCTGATGGTATTGACAGGTCATTTGTCGCCAGGAGAGCTGCCAGGTACAGCTTGGTAGTTAAACTGGTTGAGGGCTTTTCTCATGAGGTAATGAAGATTGCTGCTGTGCTGGTTACAGCTTCAGGGACAGCTACTCTGGAGGCAGCAATTATCGGTACACCGATGTTGATCGTCTATCGGACCAGTGCCTCTACCTATTGGTTGGCTACTAAGCTGATGAAGACTGACTATGTTGGCCTGCCCAATATAATTGCTGGTAAAGAGATAGTACCAGAATTAATTCAGCAGAATTTGACAGCTGACAGGATACTCTTTGAGCTGAAGTGTCTGCTGGAGAGTCCTTTTGCACTCAGAGAAGCTAGAGAACAACTAGCAGGGGTCAAACAGAAACTGGGCTCTAGTGGTGCTGTCAGGCGTGTTGCTGAACTGGTATTGAAGAAAGCTAATTTGTCTTAA
- the lptC gene encoding LPS export ABC transporter periplasmic protein LptC, whose protein sequence is MSGRVFALVLLITVVLISGVYFAFTYQPAVDESDDSSTETLEADTIPENKFKDIDLTVFNGDDSVSWQIKSSDISSFSQGELLKLSPLKLTAYDENDEVLYTITADYCNYRSALGEMEITGSVVMEKDELRMMTAHLDWDRDEELIRGSGGVSFTSPSYQLTGGRFQANTDFSQITVYKDEQERAALLWKEVGKGS, encoded by the coding sequence ATGTCAGGTAGGGTTTTTGCTCTTGTTTTATTAATTACAGTGGTATTAATAAGCGGGGTTTACTTTGCTTTTACCTATCAACCTGCAGTTGATGAAAGCGATGACAGCAGTACAGAGACTCTGGAGGCAGATACAATCCCTGAGAATAAATTTAAGGATATTGATTTGACTGTTTTTAATGGGGATGATTCTGTTAGCTGGCAGATAAAGTCCAGTGATATTAGCAGTTTTTCACAGGGAGAACTGCTTAAGCTATCACCACTCAAGCTTACTGCCTATGATGAGAATGATGAGGTCTTATATACTATTACTGCTGATTACTGTAATTACCGCTCTGCACTGGGTGAGATGGAGATTACTGGTTCTGTTGTGATGGAAAAGGATGAACTGAGGATGATGACAGCCCATCTTGACTGGGACAGGGATGAAGAATTAATCAGAGGTAGTGGTGGTGTTAGTTTTACTTCACCATCCTATCAGTTGACAGGTGGGAGGTTTCAGGCTAATACTGATTTTAGCCAGATAACTGTCTATAAAGATGAGCAGGAGCGGGCAGCACTTCTCTGGAAAGAGGTGGGTAAGGGTTCATGA
- a CDS encoding LptA/OstA family protein yields MKIINKCTYLIILILVLAVIIINVTVLSAEGEDGIFGDEISISSLEPSGQEITARGSALVIYNDLRLEAETIYYNSVTGEVNLDEDILLVDQDYQLTADELKGNLTEESFTARGNVELTGTDAFLTGEELFYDRIAGEVIVKGRPYLEYQDIKARADQIRYYTDKNLAYLTGNVSGEQLGHSFSGEKMELDLVTGKMTLAGGAHFLYENRGE; encoded by the coding sequence ATGAAGATAATAAATAAATGTACTTATTTAATAATATTAATACTTGTTTTAGCAGTAATAATTATTAATGTTACAGTTTTATCTGCTGAAGGAGAAGATGGTATATTTGGTGATGAGATAAGTATTAGTTCACTGGAACCCTCTGGACAGGAAATAACTGCTCGCGGGAGTGCTCTAGTAATCTATAATGACCTCCGTTTGGAGGCAGAGACAATTTATTATAATTCAGTGACTGGGGAAGTAAATTTGGATGAGGATATTTTGCTAGTGGATCAGGATTACCAGCTCACTGCTGATGAATTAAAAGGAAATCTTACTGAAGAATCTTTTACTGCCAGGGGTAATGTAGAGCTCACAGGTACAGATGCTTTCCTGACAGGTGAAGAGTTATTCTATGATAGGATAGCAGGGGAAGTAATAGTTAAGGGTAGACCCTATCTGGAATATCAGGATATTAAGGCCAGGGCAGATCAGATTAGATATTATACTGATAAAAACCTGGCTTATCTGACAGGGAATGTTAGTGGAGAACAATTGGGACATAGTTTTTCTGGTGAAAAAATGGAACTGGATCTGGTGACTGGTAAAATGACCCTGGCAGGTGGAGCCCATTTTCTCTATGAGAATAGAGGGGAATAG
- the lptB gene encoding LPS export ABC transporter ATP-binding protein: MTIIAKELIKEYNKQRVVDRVDLRVEHGEIVGLLGPNGAGKTTTFYMVVGLIKPEGGEIWLDNDNITRLPVYLRARKGIGYLAQEASVFQKLSVADNIMSILQARNLSNDEACEFMEKLLDEFGISRLRDRKGYQLSGGERRRVEIARALATEPSFILLDEPFAGVDPIAVCDIQNIISYLKDRGLGVLITDHNVRETLTIIDRAYIMHEGEILLSGNSEEVASSELARKFYLGERFTM, translated from the coding sequence ATGACAATCATAGCTAAAGAGCTGATTAAGGAATATAATAAACAACGAGTTGTAGATAGAGTGGACTTAAGGGTTGAGCATGGAGAGATAGTAGGGCTGCTGGGACCAAATGGTGCTGGTAAGACTACTACTTTCTATATGGTAGTCGGTTTGATTAAACCTGAAGGTGGAGAAATCTGGCTTGATAATGATAATATTACCAGACTGCCTGTTTATCTCAGGGCCAGGAAAGGTATTGGTTATCTAGCACAGGAGGCTTCTGTTTTTCAGAAACTATCAGTTGCAGATAATATAATGTCTATTTTACAGGCCAGGAATCTGAGTAATGATGAGGCTTGTGAGTTTATGGAGAAACTGCTGGATGAGTTTGGTATCAGTCGTTTAAGAGATAGAAAGGGCTATCAGTTATCTGGAGGGGAAAGACGCCGGGTGGAAATTGCAAGGGCTCTGGCCACAGAACCTTCTTTTATCCTGTTAGATGAACCCTTTGCCGGGGTAGATCCAATAGCTGTCTGTGATATACAGAATATTATTAGCTATCTAAAAGACAGGGGGCTGGGGGTTTTAATTACTGACCATAATGTACGCGAAACACTGACCATCATTGACCGGGCCTATATTATGCATGAAGGTGAAATACTTTTATCCGGTAATTCAGAAGAGGTAGCCTCCAGTGAGCTGGCCCGTAAATTTTATCTGGGGGAAAGATTTACGATGTAG
- a CDS encoding LptF/LptG family permease: protein MKIIYRYIFIELITPLLFGIAAFAAIFIGTDLLFELIEYYNNYGVELLTLLQLFFLNLPTIIVITFPMATLLGTIMSYGRLSGDNEITALRAGGISVYRLVRPALFLGILMTLFTIGVNEYIVPQANYLNEQIVYQFKHGERMPSTQHNLFLTPLKDGYPDYVLYTKLYDGETGVMQEIIFQDYEEGKPVTLIQAENAVYTGDRWKFLNGHIYRLEPGERIPDLKFEEYDVNNLNYTPAQMARLNKKISDMNFTELIEYINLKKSQGNDVNKELVELHQRISIPFASFIFALLAATLGIQPQRSGGSATGMGLSIIVIFIYYTLMTVGSALGEQGTIPPFLGAWLQNFVFMITGGIMLYRLGR, encoded by the coding sequence TTGAAGATTATCTACCGTTATATTTTTATCGAATTAATAACACCACTACTATTTGGAATTGCTGCTTTTGCTGCTATTTTTATTGGTACAGATTTACTCTTTGAATTAATTGAATACTATAACAACTATGGAGTTGAACTTCTGACCTTGCTTCAGTTGTTTTTCTTAAATCTGCCAACAATTATTGTTATAACTTTTCCGATGGCTACCCTCTTAGGGACTATTATGTCCTATGGGAGGTTGTCTGGTGATAATGAGATCACTGCTTTAAGGGCAGGTGGTATCAGTGTTTATCGTTTGGTGCGCCCTGCTTTATTCCTGGGAATATTAATGACTTTATTTACTATCGGTGTTAATGAATATATTGTACCACAGGCTAATTATCTTAATGAACAGATAGTCTATCAGTTTAAACATGGGGAGAGGATGCCTTCTACACAACATAATCTCTTCCTTACCCCTTTGAAAGATGGTTACCCTGATTATGTTCTCTATACTAAACTTTATGATGGGGAAACAGGTGTTATGCAGGAGATAATCTTTCAGGATTATGAAGAGGGGAAACCTGTTACCTTGATTCAGGCTGAAAACGCTGTTTATACAGGGGATAGATGGAAGTTTTTAAACGGGCATATTTATCGACTCGAACCTGGTGAGCGGATACCAGATCTGAAATTTGAAGAATATGATGTTAATAATCTAAATTATACACCAGCTCAGATGGCTCGTTTAAATAAAAAAATATCTGATATGAATTTTACTGAATTAATAGAATATATTAATCTTAAGAAATCACAGGGGAATGATGTTAATAAGGAGTTAGTAGAACTTCATCAACGTATATCGATTCCCTTTGCTAGTTTTATTTTTGCTCTGCTGGCAGCAACACTGGGGATTCAACCCCAACGTTCAGGTGGCTCGGCTACTGGTATGGGTTTGAGTATTATTGTTATTTTTATTTATTATACATTAATGACTGTTGGTAGTGCCCTGGGAGAGCAGGGAACGATTCCGCCATTTTTGGGGGCCTGGCTACAAAATTTTGTTTTTATGATTACAGGGGGAATAATGCTCTATCGTCTGGGGAGATAA
- a CDS encoding DUF3084 domain-containing protein — MYGILLVSVVITLSGFMAYLGDQIGMKIGKKRISLFGLRPKYTSIIITVLTGVLIATLTITVILLTNNGVRKALFNIQEVLVRLDDLNQQLAVKDRSLQDREVEIAERERELVLIQQQKTELEEKLNQNQQEFARTRQKLLATQDELTNTRSDVKELENKRVELQDTNQELNERIASLHEQRKELENKMVVLNEKIDSLNEDYEKARFMAYKYGAGLQYYREGDIVFQRGDIIYSDVIETGQTQQEIVDQLSAFLERADQKVKEYPVRVDEELGTTLQLRAEEIFTVARTIINADYDRVIVSLVASVNVPQGDWVYANFILNEDFIVFQQDEYIAECVIDADGKDIEDKLSELLTDINTRAVREGLLVDNQGDVGSIDYDEFYRLHNQILNYHGKVKIKAYAGEDIWREDRLSNNLSFEISSVEGE, encoded by the coding sequence ATGTATGGGATACTGCTGGTAAGCGTTGTGATAACCCTTAGTGGCTTTATGGCCTATCTGGGGGATCAGATCGGTATGAAAATCGGCAAGAAAAGGATATCCCTCTTTGGCCTGCGCCCAAAATATACCTCAATAATCATAACAGTCTTGACAGGTGTCCTGATTGCTACTCTGACTATCACAGTTATTCTTCTTACCAATAATGGTGTCCGTAAGGCATTATTTAATATTCAGGAGGTTTTAGTAAGGCTTGATGACCTCAACCAGCAGCTGGCAGTTAAAGATCGGTCCCTACAGGATAGGGAGGTAGAGATCGCTGAACGGGAAAGGGAACTGGTCCTGATTCAGCAGCAGAAGACTGAACTGGAAGAAAAACTGAACCAGAATCAGCAGGAATTTGCCAGAACCAGACAAAAACTGTTGGCTACCCAGGATGAACTTACTAATACCCGTAGTGATGTGAAAGAACTGGAAAATAAGCGAGTAGAGTTGCAGGATACTAATCAGGAATTAAATGAAAGGATAGCCAGCTTGCACGAACAGAGGAAAGAACTGGAAAATAAGATGGTGGTATTAAATGAAAAGATAGATTCTCTTAATGAAGATTATGAAAAAGCCAGGTTTATGGCCTATAAATATGGTGCTGGACTGCAGTATTACCGGGAAGGGGATATAGTCTTCCAGCGGGGAGACATAATTTATTCAGATGTGATTGAGACCGGACAGACACAGCAGGAGATAGTTGACCAGCTGTCAGCCTTTCTGGAGAGGGCTGATCAAAAGGTGAAGGAGTATCCAGTCAGAGTTGACGAAGAACTAGGGACTACCCTTCAGCTTAGAGCAGAAGAGATTTTTACAGTGGCCCGGACAATTATTAATGCCGATTATGACCGAGTTATTGTCAGTCTGGTGGCTAGTGTTAATGTCCCTCAAGGTGACTGGGTATATGCCAATTTTATTTTAAATGAAGATTTTATTGTTTTTCAACAAGATGAGTATATTGCTGAATGTGTAATAGATGCTGATGGGAAAGATATTGAAGATAAATTAAGTGAACTACTGACTGATATTAATACTAGGGCTGTTAGAGAAGGACTCCTGGTTGATAACCAGGGTGATGTCGGTAGTATTGATTATGATGAATTTTACCGGCTCCATAACCAAATCTTGAATTACCATGGTAAGGTTAAGATAAAGGCCTATGCCGGGGAAGATATCTGGCGTGAGGATAGGTTATCAAATAACCTCAGCTTTGAAATCAGTTCTGTTGAGGGGGAATAG
- a CDS encoding RuvX/YqgF family protein, translating into MLLAIDPGRDKCGIAVMTGDAAVIFQEIVATEKIESYLLELLNRYKIEEVVLGNGTFSEEVARKIEKNYDLPLMLIKEAYTTLAAEERYRQVKYSGIKRFFLSFIKWKPSFPVDDYAAVILGERYLKDKGL; encoded by the coding sequence ATGCTGCTGGCCATTGACCCCGGGAGGGATAAGTGTGGGATAGCTGTTATGACAGGCGATGCTGCTGTCATTTTTCAGGAAATAGTGGCAACAGAAAAAATTGAATCATATCTGCTTGAACTCCTGAATAGGTATAAAATAGAGGAGGTTGTCCTTGGTAATGGGACATTTTCAGAGGAGGTTGCCAGGAAGATTGAGAAAAACTATGACTTGCCTCTGATGTTAATAAAGGAGGCCTATACTACGCTGGCTGCTGAAGAGAGATACCGCCAGGTAAAATACTCCGGTATTAAGCGCTTCTTCCTGTCTTTTATCAAGTGGAAACCCTCTTTTCCGGTAGATGATTATGCAGCTGTAATTTTGGGAGAGAGGTATCTGAAAGATAAGGGGTTATAA
- a CDS encoding S-layer homology domain-containing protein: MKRIVIAAFLVLALTASAFAASFADVPSSHWAYGAVNKLVASGILSGYPDGTFKGQNNLSRYEIAVVVARVLDQIEAEQAALADEIADADSLSVGQAQQVNEIVKAIVAKNTGEELSNEQANEVRSIVQALTFEFRPELKELGAAVDALAVDVDELDSRVAALEAEPRDNVSFSGTVDTIFETANYGDNPYATMLVWADDDALDELDDDNAITGVDDGDMPAAKAFYQEIGLDIAANVGDVNFDLAIDTLKNLFSETDTVVDGIKLGETADSDAFEMDTALLTISKDDYTFKAGSFEDYDVDPYFIDDEDMEGIEITAPLAGIDFKAFAVGDEDDDADEFEKDYYGVTATADMDIFKLIGKLYHARLESEDAVTDFAIAAEADVTDELTMGGEVVFNTNDGSSDENDTLFNLNGSYILSDVVTLRGLFETVGEDFNSTDTVLSDLEEDNNYDKYNVGADFALNANNTVTADYTLVDADKDENKNKFEVGLENTTGKFTNHASVEFTQNDDYDENGGEDVTLLTLGTKYAMSDATTIAADLVNKSADAADLSYTYLVGSIDHKLSDNISWINEVQLINGEIDILGNTEDAEGNSFKSQLSVSF, from the coding sequence ATGAAGAGAATTGTTATTGCTGCATTTTTAGTATTGGCTTTAACTGCTTCTGCCTTTGCCGCTTCTTTCGCAGATGTGCCTTCAAGTCACTGGGCATACGGAGCAGTTAACAAACTTGTTGCTTCCGGTATTCTTTCCGGTTATCCAGATGGGACTTTTAAAGGCCAGAATAACCTGAGCCGTTATGAAATCGCTGTTGTTGTTGCCCGTGTTCTCGACCAGATTGAAGCAGAACAGGCTGCTTTAGCTGATGAAATTGCTGACGCTGATAGCCTGAGTGTTGGTCAAGCACAACAGGTTAACGAAATTGTTAAGGCTATTGTTGCCAAAAATACTGGTGAAGAATTAAGTAATGAACAGGCTAACGAAGTTCGTAGTATAGTTCAGGCCCTGACCTTTGAATTCAGGCCAGAACTGAAAGAACTCGGTGCTGCTGTTGATGCCTTAGCAGTAGATGTTGACGAATTAGACTCCAGGGTAGCTGCTTTAGAAGCAGAACCAAGAGACAATGTAAGTTTCTCAGGTACTGTAGATACTATCTTTGAAACAGCTAACTATGGTGATAATCCTTATGCAACTATGCTTGTATGGGCTGATGATGATGCCTTAGATGAATTAGATGATGATAATGCAATTACAGGTGTTGATGATGGTGATATGCCAGCTGCCAAGGCCTTTTATCAGGAAATTGGTTTAGATATAGCAGCTAATGTTGGTGATGTTAATTTTGATTTAGCAATAGATACTCTTAAAAATCTATTTAGTGAAACTGATACTGTAGTAGATGGTATTAAACTTGGTGAAACTGCAGACAGTGATGCTTTTGAAATGGATACAGCATTACTAACCATTTCTAAAGATGATTATACCTTTAAAGCGGGTAGTTTTGAGGATTATGATGTTGACCCTTACTTTATTGATGATGAAGATATGGAAGGTATCGAAATAACTGCCCCACTTGCTGGTATTGATTTCAAGGCCTTTGCCGTAGGTGATGAAGATGATGATGCTGATGAGTTTGAAAAAGATTACTATGGTGTAACTGCTACAGCAGATATGGATATCTTCAAATTAATCGGTAAGTTATATCATGCACGTCTTGAAAGTGAAGATGCGGTAACTGATTTTGCTATAGCAGCTGAAGCTGATGTTACTGATGAGCTGACTATGGGTGGAGAGGTTGTTTTCAATACAAATGACGGTAGTAGTGATGAAAATGATACACTCTTTAACTTAAATGGTAGCTATATCCTTAGTGATGTAGTAACATTGCGCGGTCTATTTGAAACAGTTGGTGAAGACTTCAATTCTACTGATACTGTCTTATCTGACCTGGAAGAAGATAACAACTATGACAAATATAATGTAGGTGCAGACTTTGCCTTGAATGCTAACAATACTGTTACAGCTGACTATACTTTAGTAGATGCTGATAAAGACGAAAATAAAAACAAATTCGAAGTTGGCTTAGAAAATACTACTGGTAAATTCACTAATCATGCATCCGTTGAATTTACCCAAAATGATGACTATGATGAAAATGGCGGAGAAGATGTAACACTCCTGACCTTAGGTACAAAGTATGCTATGTCTGATGCAACTACCATTGCTGCTGACTTAGTAAACAAATCAGCTGATGCAGCTGACTTAAGCTATACCTATCTGGTAGGAAGTATTGACCATAAACTATCAGATAACATAAGCTGGATTAATGAAGTTCAGTTAATCAATGGTGAAATAGATATACTTGGTAATACAGAAGATGCTGAAGGTAATTCCTTCAAATCTCAATTATCTGTAAGCTTCTAA
- a CDS encoding LPS-assembly protein LptD — MFKGIIRKILLINILMFIAVYPVLADELSTDNPYSLTAEGEIVYDNHQGLIRSEGGVVFESADFRVESDNMIIDLEKTIVTATGDIVKIISDEQVLIGNKLIYNYNTRMGSVYQASTKVEDLNLAGDEIKFMPPPKNNIKDDMIIELEQAYLTTCVFDNPHYHVKANSLELYPDNRIIIKGVKFYLGKVMVYYFPSYVIKYDEKTGTYQNVTPFPNIGYDSKNGLLLEMHYPYQIGEKTEGLITAGFNDEGERHNSLKHNYQLADNYKWVTNVVDKKEEDDDDEDEYERTQLIDSGLNYRKGRVNVYTGLRYDFIDDETIAKSRVNYNLGRYSFYTGLGYNLTIKDWEEKYGVIYRGNKAVYELKYVSGYDREYLPYLSIKGKTTNFAGFNTNLSLGLGRVRDDGITANKAVVGLALGRSFYLTDNFRIGLNSDLAYHQYFSSFNEAYQIYNTSLTGAYQLVLSPTVSLKPFLTYKLTDTYGTPVLSDDKEDKERELKPGVELTYHLPGDEGAWKVGIEGNYDLELEVWDEKTIRLTRDYDCMSAFLEYDTVASGFGFGIEIK, encoded by the coding sequence GTGTTCAAGGGAATAATACGAAAGATATTACTCATAAATATATTAATGTTTATAGCTGTATATCCTGTACTGGCTGATGAGCTCTCTACTGACAATCCTTATTCACTGACTGCTGAGGGAGAGATTGTCTATGACAATCATCAGGGATTAATCAGGTCAGAGGGTGGGGTTGTATTTGAGTCTGCTGATTTCAGGGTGGAGAGTGATAATATGATTATCGACCTTGAGAAAACAATTGTTACAGCTACTGGGGATATAGTTAAAATAATATCAGATGAGCAGGTTTTGATTGGCAATAAATTAATTTATAATTATAATACTAGAATGGGTTCTGTTTACCAGGCCAGTACTAAGGTTGAAGACCTTAACTTGGCTGGCGATGAAATTAAGTTTATGCCCCCCCCAAAAAATAATATTAAAGACGATATGATCATAGAACTTGAACAGGCCTATTTAACTACCTGTGTATTTGATAATCCACATTATCATGTTAAGGCTAATAGTCTTGAATTATATCCAGATAATAGGATTATAATTAAAGGGGTTAAGTTTTATTTAGGTAAGGTAATGGTATATTATTTTCCATCATATGTTATTAAATATGATGAAAAAACGGGGACATATCAAAATGTTACCCCTTTTCCCAACATTGGCTATGATTCAAAAAATGGTCTTTTACTTGAGATGCATTACCCCTATCAAATAGGCGAGAAAACGGAAGGTTTGATTACAGCCGGTTTTAATGATGAAGGTGAGAGACACAATAGTTTAAAACACAATTATCAGCTAGCTGATAATTATAAATGGGTTACTAATGTTGTTGATAAAAAGGAAGAAGATGATGATGACGAAGATGAATATGAGAGGACGCAATTGATTGATAGTGGTCTGAATTACCGCAAGGGACGGGTTAATGTCTATACAGGGTTGAGGTATGATTTTATAGATGACGAGACAATAGCAAAGAGTAGAGTGAATTATAATTTAGGGAGATATAGTTTTTATACAGGACTGGGGTATAATCTTACTATTAAAGACTGGGAAGAGAAATATGGTGTAATTTATCGGGGTAATAAGGCAGTTTATGAATTGAAATATGTTAGTGGTTATGATCGGGAATACCTGCCCTATCTTAGTATAAAAGGTAAGACAACTAATTTTGCCGGGTTTAATACCAATCTCAGTCTGGGTCTGGGGCGTGTCAGGGACGATGGGATTACCGCTAATAAGGCTGTTGTTGGTCTGGCCCTGGGGCGTAGCTTTTATCTGACAGATAATTTTAGAATTGGTCTTAATAGTGATTTGGCCTATCATCAATATTTTAGTTCTTTTAATGAGGCTTATCAGATTTATAATACATCTTTGACCGGGGCTTATCAACTTGTTTTAAGTCCTACTGTCAGTCTAAAACCGTTTTTAACCTATAAGCTGACAGATACCTATGGAACCCCGGTATTATCTGATGATAAAGAAGATAAAGAAAGGGAATTGAAACCTGGAGTGGAATTAACATACCACCTCCCTGGTGATGAAGGTGCATGGAAAGTAGGGATAGAGGGTAATTATGATCTGGAACTAGAGGTCTGGGATGAAAAAACCATCAGGCTGACCCGTGATTATGATTGTATGAGTGCCTTCCTGGAATATGATACAGTTGCTAGTGGTTTTGGATTTGGTATTGAAATAAAATAA